A window of Sphingomonas adhaesiva contains these coding sequences:
- the atzF gene encoding allophanate hydrolase: protein MSARFHAAAIAADVAAGRITAVAVAQDVLARLAAYDAVQPQVWIARVAPEALVDAARAIDARVAVGEHLPLAGVPFAVKDNIDVAGLETTAACPAFAYAPEHSATVVDRLLAAGALCVGKTNLDQFATGLVGTRSPYGVPRNAYNLAYVSGGSSSGSAVATAAGLVAFALGTDTAGSGRVPAAFNHLIGFKPTKGRWSTSGLVPACRTIDCITVFTDDTADARLIDGVVAGFDAADPFSKPLADRGIAPRRIGVPRRDQRVFFGDARSEHLYDRALAALAGLGEIVEIDITPLREAAQLLYGGPWVAERTAAIADLLARDPEAIDPVVREVVAPGADIDAVTLFRGVYRLAELKRAADLMWQDIDLLAFPTTGTTYRVAELAAAPIALNSNLGAYTNFVNLLDMAAVAVPAGVRDNATGFGITLIGPADTDRALLDVADAYLAAAALPPPPPLDKEGRMDTVKLAVVGAHLKDMPLHWQLTSRNATFVGAFETAPTYRLYAIADSVPPKPALVHDDSGGAIALEVYELGVAEFGSFTAEVPAPLAIGTVTLADGSSVKGFVAEPRALAGAEDITALGGWRAYIARGA from the coding sequence ATGAGCGCGCGCTTCCACGCCGCCGCGATCGCCGCCGATGTCGCGGCGGGGCGGATCACCGCGGTCGCGGTGGCGCAGGACGTGCTCGCGCGCCTTGCCGCCTATGATGCAGTCCAGCCGCAGGTGTGGATCGCGCGCGTCGCGCCGGAGGCGTTGGTCGACGCTGCCCGCGCGATCGATGCGCGCGTGGCGGTGGGGGAGCATCTGCCGCTCGCCGGCGTCCCCTTTGCGGTGAAGGACAATATCGATGTCGCGGGGCTGGAGACGACCGCGGCCTGCCCCGCCTTCGCCTATGCCCCGGAGCATTCGGCGACGGTGGTCGATCGCTTGCTCGCGGCGGGCGCGCTGTGCGTCGGCAAGACCAACCTCGACCAGTTCGCGACCGGGCTGGTGGGGACGCGCTCCCCCTATGGCGTGCCCCGCAACGCGTACAATCTAGCCTATGTCAGCGGTGGCTCCAGCTCCGGGTCGGCGGTCGCGACCGCGGCGGGGCTGGTCGCCTTCGCGCTCGGCACCGACACGGCGGGGTCGGGGCGCGTGCCGGCCGCGTTCAACCATCTGATCGGGTTCAAGCCGACCAAGGGGCGATGGAGCACCAGCGGCCTGGTGCCCGCGTGCCGCACGATCGACTGCATCACCGTCTTCACCGACGATACCGCCGACGCGCGCCTGATCGATGGTGTCGTCGCCGGGTTCGACGCCGCCGATCCCTTCTCGAAGCCGCTGGCCGACCGCGGGATCGCACCGCGTCGCATTGGCGTGCCGCGGCGCGACCAGCGCGTCTTCTTCGGCGACGCGAGATCGGAGCATCTCTACGACCGCGCCCTCGCCGCGCTCGCGGGCCTGGGCGAGATCGTCGAGATCGATATCACCCCGCTACGCGAGGCGGCGCAGCTGCTCTACGGCGGCCCCTGGGTGGCGGAGCGGACCGCGGCGATCGCGGACCTGCTGGCGCGCGATCCGGAGGCGATCGACCCGGTCGTGCGCGAGGTGGTCGCGCCCGGCGCGGACATCGACGCGGTCACATTGTTCCGCGGCGTCTACCGTCTCGCCGAGCTCAAGCGTGCGGCGGACCTGATGTGGCAGGATATCGACCTGCTCGCCTTCCCGACGACCGGCACCACCTATCGCGTCGCGGAGCTCGCCGCCGCGCCGATCGCGCTCAACAGCAATCTGGGTGCCTATACCAACTTCGTGAACCTGCTCGACATGGCGGCGGTGGCGGTGCCCGCGGGCGTGCGCGACAACGCCACCGGCTTCGGCATCACCCTGATCGGGCCCGCCGATACCGATCGCGCGCTGCTCGACGTGGCCGACGCCTATCTCGCCGCGGCGGCGCTGCCGCCGCCACCCCCGCTCGACAAGGAGGGCAGAATGGACACCGTCAAACTCGCGGTCGTGGGCGCGCATCTGAAGGACATGCCGCTCCACTGGCAGCTGACATCGCGCAACGCGACGTTCGTCGGCGCATTCGAGACCGCACCGACCTACCGTCTCTACGCCATCGCCGACAGCGTTCCGCCCAAGCCGGCGCTGGTCCATGACGATAGCGGCGGCGCGATCGCGCTGGAGGTGTACGAGTTGGGCGTCGCCGAATTCGGCAGCTTCACCGCGGAGGTGCCCGCGCCGCTCGCGATCGGCACCGTGACGCTGGCGGACGGCAGCAGCGTGAAGGGCTTCGTCGCGGAGCCGCGTGCGCTGGCCGGCGCGGAGGACATCACGGCGCTGGGCGGGTGGCGCGCCTATATCGCGCGGGGCGCATGA
- a CDS encoding UrcA family protein, which yields MAVAAFGLACAGAANAARSENPLAKDAAVLQLKGLDLATADGQQRLAIRMDAAAQAVCGDERLAGVHLSLANKARDCRTQVIADIRNQIESRQASLGPSAQLAATR from the coding sequence ATGGCCGTGGCCGCTTTCGGTCTGGCGTGTGCGGGTGCTGCGAATGCGGCGCGTTCCGAAAATCCGCTGGCGAAGGACGCCGCGGTGCTCCAGCTCAAGGGGCTGGATCTGGCGACCGCCGATGGACAGCAGCGGCTCGCGATCCGCATGGACGCCGCCGCGCAGGCGGTCTGCGGCGACGAACGTCTGGCCGGTGTCCATTTGTCGCTGGCGAACAAGGCGCGCGACTGCCGCACGCAGGTGATCGCCGACATCCGCAACCAGATCGAATCGCGCCAGGCGTCGCTCGGCCCCAGCGCGCAGCTCGCCGCGACGCGCTGA
- the uca gene encoding urea carboxylase — translation MTGLRTVLIANRGAIATRIIRTLRDMGLRSVAVYSEADEASLHVSQADEAVCIGPARASDSYLNIAAIIDAAKRTGADAIHPGYGFLAENVEFAQACAAAGIVFIGPTADNIRTFGLKHSARALAAEHGVPLAPGTNLLTDEAAAVAAAEAIGFPVILKATAGGGGIGMRVCEDADAVRDGFATVARLGKGNFGDAGVFLERYVRRARHVEVQIFGDGEGRVLALGERDCSLQRRNQKVVEEAPAPLLPAYVRAALIAAAVRLGKAARYRSAGTVEFLYDAEREEFFFLEMNTRLQVEHGVTEEVMGVDLVEWMIRGGGGDFSFLDRDVPRPDGHSVQVRLYAEDPALDYRPTSGTLTNVAFPGNARVETWCMAGSEVSAWYDPMLAKLIVHAPTRDEAVAAMQAALDATRIDGVETNLRWLRDVVRAPAFTSGEVSTRALDAIDYRPRAIRVVSGGTATTVQDWPGRQAMWAVGVPPSGPFDDQSFRVGNRLLGNAEGTAGLEVTMTGPTLAFTADARICLTGADFRATLDGVAVARGVAIDVRAGQVLALGRATGGGMRGYILFAGGLDVAPYLGSRATFELGQFGGHAARRLLAGDTIHLGDIPGAEPLAEAALPALSSEWTLRVLYGPHGAPDFFTDGDVATIVAAQWQVHYNSNRTGVRLVGPKPHWARKDGGEAGLHPSNIHDNPYAIGAVDFTGDMPIILGPDGPSLGGFVCPFVVIAADRWKIGQLMPGDTLRFVPVNIDDATMADTLQRRLVARGTPADAGPARPIETLSPILADLPATGGRPRTVYRQQGDRNILVEYGPIVLDVELRLRVHALMVELERMAPAGIVDIVPGIRSLQVHVDGQALDQRAALALLIDAEDRLGDLEDFAIPSRIVHLPLSWRDPATIETIRKYIGAVRDDAPWCPDNIEFIRRINGLPDAAAVENLIFDANYLVMGLGDVYLGAPVATPIDPRHRLVTTKYNPARTWTPPNVVGIGGAYMCIYGMEGPGGYQLFGRTIQVWNTYRQTDAFIEGKPWLLRFFDQIRFYPVSAEELVAWRRDFPSGRRSIRIEPSEFRLSDYRAFLRDNAEDIAAFEARRKAAFDEERADWERRGEFDRVADLAKEEAPPATAIEVPAGADVIEAPFGGSVWKLLVAAGDTVKAGDTIAVIEAMKMECPVESPAAGTIAALYIEERQPLQPGSPLLALRAHA, via the coding sequence ATGACGGGGCTGCGGACCGTCCTGATCGCGAACCGCGGCGCGATCGCCACCCGCATCATCCGCACGCTGCGCGACATGGGGCTGCGCTCCGTCGCGGTCTATTCGGAGGCGGACGAGGCGTCGCTGCACGTGTCGCAGGCGGACGAGGCGGTGTGCATCGGCCCGGCGCGCGCGTCGGACAGCTACCTCAACATCGCTGCGATCATCGATGCGGCGAAGCGCACCGGCGCGGATGCGATCCACCCCGGCTACGGCTTCCTGGCGGAGAATGTCGAGTTCGCGCAGGCCTGCGCGGCCGCCGGCATCGTCTTCATCGGCCCCACCGCGGACAACATCCGCACCTTCGGGCTGAAGCACAGCGCGCGTGCGCTCGCCGCCGAACACGGCGTGCCGCTGGCGCCCGGCACCAACCTGCTGACCGACGAAGCGGCGGCGGTCGCGGCGGCCGAGGCGATCGGCTTCCCGGTGATCCTGAAGGCGACCGCGGGCGGCGGCGGCATCGGGATGCGCGTGTGCGAGGATGCGGACGCGGTGCGCGATGGCTTCGCCACCGTGGCGCGGCTGGGCAAGGGCAATTTCGGCGACGCGGGCGTCTTCCTGGAGCGCTATGTCCGCCGCGCGCGGCATGTCGAGGTGCAGATCTTCGGCGATGGCGAGGGGCGCGTGCTGGCGCTGGGCGAGCGCGACTGCTCGCTCCAGCGCCGCAACCAGAAGGTGGTCGAGGAGGCGCCCGCGCCGCTGCTTCCCGCGTACGTCCGTGCCGCGCTGATCGCCGCCGCCGTCCGGCTGGGGAAGGCGGCACGCTATCGCTCCGCGGGCACGGTCGAATTCCTCTACGATGCCGAGCGGGAGGAGTTCTTCTTCCTGGAGATGAACACCCGCCTCCAGGTCGAGCACGGCGTTACCGAGGAGGTGATGGGCGTCGACCTGGTCGAATGGATGATCCGGGGCGGGGGCGGCGATTTTTCCTTCCTCGATCGCGACGTGCCCCGGCCCGACGGTCATTCGGTGCAGGTGCGGCTGTATGCTGAGGATCCGGCGCTCGACTATCGCCCCACCTCCGGCACGCTGACCAACGTCGCCTTCCCCGGCAATGCGCGGGTCGAGACGTGGTGCATGGCGGGCAGCGAGGTCAGCGCCTGGTACGATCCCATGCTGGCCAAGCTGATCGTCCACGCGCCGACGCGCGACGAGGCGGTGGCGGCGATGCAGGCGGCGCTCGACGCGACGCGGATCGACGGGGTCGAGACCAATCTGCGCTGGCTGCGCGACGTGGTGCGCGCCCCCGCCTTCACCAGCGGCGAGGTATCGACCCGCGCGCTCGACGCGATCGATTATCGCCCGCGCGCGATCCGCGTCGTGAGCGGCGGCACCGCGACGACGGTGCAGGACTGGCCGGGGCGGCAGGCGATGTGGGCGGTCGGTGTGCCGCCGTCGGGCCCGTTCGACGACCAGTCGTTCCGCGTCGGCAACCGCCTGCTGGGCAATGCGGAGGGGACCGCGGGGCTGGAGGTCACGATGACCGGCCCGACGCTCGCCTTCACCGCGGACGCGCGTATCTGCCTGACCGGCGCCGATTTCCGCGCGACGCTGGACGGCGTGGCCGTCGCGCGCGGCGTCGCGATTGACGTGCGCGCGGGGCAGGTGCTGGCGCTGGGGCGCGCCACCGGGGGCGGTATGCGCGGTTACATCCTGTTCGCAGGCGGGCTGGACGTGGCGCCGTATCTGGGCAGCCGCGCGACGTTCGAGCTGGGGCAATTCGGCGGTCATGCCGCGCGCCGGCTGCTGGCGGGCGATACGATCCATCTGGGCGACATCCCCGGCGCGGAGCCGCTGGCCGAGGCGGCGCTGCCCGCGCTGTCGAGCGAATGGACGTTGCGCGTCCTCTACGGCCCGCACGGCGCGCCCGACTTCTTCACCGACGGCGATGTCGCGACGATCGTCGCGGCGCAGTGGCAGGTCCATTACAACAGCAATCGCACCGGCGTCCGGCTCGTCGGGCCCAAGCCGCACTGGGCGCGCAAGGACGGCGGCGAGGCGGGGCTGCACCCGTCGAACATCCACGACAATCCCTATGCGATCGGCGCGGTCGACTTCACCGGCGACATGCCGATCATCCTGGGACCGGACGGCCCCTCGCTGGGCGGGTTCGTCTGCCCGTTCGTCGTGATCGCCGCGGACCGCTGGAAGATCGGGCAGCTGATGCCCGGGGACACCTTGCGCTTCGTGCCCGTCAACATCGACGACGCGACCATGGCGGACACGCTGCAGCGCCGGCTGGTCGCGCGGGGTACGCCCGCCGATGCGGGGCCGGCGCGGCCGATCGAGACGCTGTCGCCGATCCTGGCCGACCTGCCGGCGACGGGCGGGCGTCCGCGCACCGTCTATCGCCAGCAGGGCGACCGCAACATCCTGGTCGAATACGGTCCGATCGTGCTCGATGTGGAGCTGCGGCTGCGCGTCCATGCGCTGATGGTCGAGCTGGAGCGGATGGCCCCCGCGGGCATCGTCGACATCGTCCCCGGCATCCGGTCGTTGCAGGTCCATGTCGACGGGCAGGCGCTCGACCAGCGCGCCGCGCTCGCGCTGCTGATCGATGCCGAGGACCGGCTGGGCGATCTGGAGGATTTCGCGATCCCGTCGCGCATCGTCCACCTGCCGCTCAGCTGGCGCGATCCCGCGACGATCGAGACGATCCGGAAGTATATCGGCGCGGTGCGCGACGATGCGCCGTGGTGCCCCGACAACATCGAGTTTATCCGCCGCATCAACGGCCTGCCCGATGCCGCCGCGGTCGAGAACCTGATCTTCGACGCCAATTACCTGGTGATGGGGCTGGGCGACGTCTATCTGGGCGCGCCGGTCGCGACGCCGATCGACCCGCGCCACCGGCTGGTGACGACCAAGTACAATCCCGCGCGCACCTGGACCCCGCCCAATGTCGTCGGGATCGGCGGCGCGTATATGTGCATCTATGGCATGGAGGGGCCGGGCGGCTATCAGCTGTTCGGACGCACGATCCAGGTGTGGAACACCTATCGCCAGACCGACGCCTTCATCGAGGGCAAGCCGTGGCTGCTGCGCTTCTTCGACCAGATTCGCTTCTATCCGGTCAGCGCGGAGGAGCTGGTCGCGTGGCGGCGCGACTTCCCGAGCGGGCGGCGCTCGATCCGCATCGAGCCGTCCGAGTTCCGCCTGTCGGACTATCGCGCCTTCCTGCGCGACAATGCCGAGGACATCGCCGCGTTCGAGGCGCGCCGCAAGGCCGCCTTCGACGAGGAACGCGCCGATTGGGAGCGCCGCGGCGAGTTCGATCGCGTCGCCGATCTGGCGAAGGAGGAAGCGCCCCCCGCCACCGCGATCGAGGTGCCCGCGGGCGCCGATGTGATCGAGGCGCCGTTCGGCGGCAGCGTGTGGAAGCTGCTGGTCGCGGCCGGCGACACCGTCAAGGCGGGTGACACGATCGCGGTGATCGAGGCGATGAAGATGGAGTGTCCGGTCGAGAGTCCCGCCGCGGGGACGATCGCTGCGCTCTATATCGAGGAGCGTCAGCCGCTCCAGCCCGGATCGCCCCTGCTCGCGCTCAGGGCGCACGCATGA
- a CDS encoding CopG family ribbon-helix-helix protein has protein sequence MTSESSSLARLSMSLPAELSRQLDVMVEERGLPSRSGLMSELIRHALAEHDAFTHPDKMLAGTITLVYRGDRGRVRHQLAQMQADFLKEVISSQHVFLEDDQSLEVLLVQGPAVRLKALCDALRRVRGVQQLQLVTTTSLLPPLHEQGEDA, from the coding sequence ATGACCTCCGAATCCAGTAGTCTCGCGCGGCTGAGCATGAGCTTGCCGGCCGAACTCTCCCGCCAGCTCGACGTGATGGTCGAGGAGCGCGGGCTGCCGTCGCGTTCCGGGCTGATGTCCGAGCTGATCCGCCACGCGCTGGCCGAGCACGACGCCTTCACCCACCCGGACAAGATGCTCGCGGGGACGATCACGCTGGTCTACCGCGGCGATCGCGGGCGCGTGCGCCACCAGCTGGCGCAGATGCAGGCGGATTTTCTGAAGGAGGTGATCTCCTCGCAGCACGTCTTCCTGGAGGACGATCAATCGCTCGAGGTGCTGCTGGTGCAGGGACCGGCGGTACGGCTGAAGGCGCTGTGCGATGCGCTGCGCCGCGTGCGCGGGGTGCAGCAGCTCCAGCTCGTCACCACCACCTCGCTGCTGCCGCCGCTTCACGAACAGGGGGAAGACGCATGA
- a CDS encoding ABC transporter permease translates to MRWVSHQPSRGTRLLLGALPIALLVLVYLVAAASRHAVDPTDKVLPLPTAMVSAMTALVTQPDPLSGQFVFWADTLASLQRLGLGLGIATAAALLVGLVLGVLPPVRATFAPLVTAIAVIPPIALLPMLFIALGLGETAKVALIVVGVAPVMVRDLAAHVAALPREQILKAQTLGASSWQIMMRVALPQAMPRLIQAMRLSLGPAWVFLISAEAIASDVGLGYRIFLVRRYLAMDVIIPYVAWIALLAIAADMVLVQCDRRLFPWAQGGGR, encoded by the coding sequence ATGCGCTGGGTAAGCCATCAGCCGTCGCGCGGAACGCGGCTTCTGCTGGGGGCGCTGCCGATCGCGCTGCTGGTGCTGGTCTATCTGGTCGCCGCCGCGTCGCGCCACGCGGTCGATCCCACCGACAAGGTCCTGCCGCTGCCGACCGCGATGGTATCCGCGATGACGGCGCTGGTGACGCAGCCCGATCCCCTGTCCGGTCAGTTCGTCTTCTGGGCGGATACGCTCGCCAGCCTCCAGCGACTGGGACTGGGCCTGGGGATCGCGACCGCGGCGGCGCTGCTGGTCGGGCTGGTGCTGGGGGTGCTGCCCCCGGTACGCGCGACCTTCGCGCCGCTGGTCACCGCGATCGCGGTGATACCGCCGATCGCGCTGCTGCCGATGCTGTTCATCGCGCTGGGGCTGGGGGAGACGGCGAAGGTCGCGCTGATCGTCGTCGGCGTCGCGCCGGTCATGGTGCGCGACCTCGCCGCGCATGTCGCCGCGCTGCCGCGCGAGCAGATATTGAAGGCGCAGACGCTGGGCGCGTCGAGCTGGCAGATCATGATGCGCGTCGCCTTGCCGCAGGCGATGCCGCGGCTGATACAGGCGATGCGGCTGTCGCTCGGCCCCGCCTGGGTATTCCTGATCTCGGCCGAGGCGATCGCGTCCGACGTGGGGCTGGGCTATCGCATCTTCCTCGTCCGGCGCTACCTCGCGATGGACGTCATCATCCCCTATGTCGCGTGGATCGCGCTGCTCGCGATCGCGGCCGACATGGTGCTGGTCCAGTGCGACCGCCGCCTGTTCCCCTGGGCGCAGGGGGGCGGGCGATGA
- a CDS encoding urea amidolyase associated protein UAAP2 encodes MSDDPYLTGLAGEVTHDVVVPARAPWLHHVPAGATLRIVDLEGNQAVDFLLYAAADDAERYSAQDTIAAQGNLFLRTGSVLRSSEGRAMMTIVASAVDYHDTIGGACSCESNTLRYGHHTKSQHACVENFLEANLTEGRGKRDIVSNINFFMNVPVEADGALGIVDGISAPGLTVDLRAEMDVIVVVSNCPQINNPCNAFNPTPVRMIVAA; translated from the coding sequence ATGAGCGACGATCCCTATCTGACCGGGCTTGCCGGAGAGGTGACGCACGACGTCGTGGTGCCCGCGCGCGCGCCGTGGCTGCACCACGTGCCCGCCGGCGCGACGCTGCGCATCGTCGACCTGGAGGGCAACCAGGCGGTCGATTTCCTGCTCTATGCCGCGGCGGACGATGCCGAGCGCTACAGCGCGCAGGACACGATCGCAGCGCAGGGCAACCTGTTCCTGCGCACCGGCAGCGTGCTGCGCTCCAGCGAGGGCCGCGCCATGATGACGATCGTCGCCAGCGCGGTGGATTATCACGACACGATCGGCGGCGCCTGTTCGTGCGAGTCCAATACCCTGCGCTACGGCCACCATACGAAGAGCCAGCACGCCTGCGTCGAGAATTTCCTGGAGGCGAACCTGACCGAAGGGCGCGGCAAGCGCGACATCGTCTCCAACATCAACTTCTTCATGAACGTGCCGGTGGAGGCGGACGGCGCGCTCGGCATCGTCGACGGCATCTCTGCGCCGGGCCTCACCGTCGACCTGCGCGCGGAGATGGACGTGATCGTCGTCGTCTCCAACTGTCCGCAGATCAACAACCCCTGCAACGCCTTCAACCCGACCCCCGTGCGCATGATCGTCGCGGCATGA
- a CDS encoding ATP-binding cassette domain-containing protein, giving the protein MTTILSLRDIWVDYGDKIVIERLSLDVAAGSFVSIVGPSGAGKSSLLRLLLGQEAPTRGSILLDGAPLRAECTPDRGVVFQRYSVFPHLSVLRNTMFGLECAQAPLTARLFGARRRAAEEEAVAMLDAVGLHDSLHLYPAEMSGGMQQRLAIAQALIKRPRILLLDEPFGALDPGIRADMHALITRLWEEHELTIVMVTHDLREAFTLGTRVLALDKRRHDPHAPHRYGATAVYDLPLTKRSTPVITIDEKRNTLEGAA; this is encoded by the coding sequence ATGACGACCATCCTCAGCCTGCGCGACATCTGGGTCGATTATGGCGACAAGATCGTCATCGAGCGCCTGTCGCTCGACGTCGCGGCCGGATCGTTCGTATCGATCGTGGGGCCGTCCGGCGCGGGCAAGAGCAGCCTGTTGCGGCTTCTGCTGGGGCAGGAAGCGCCTACCCGTGGCTCGATCCTGCTCGACGGCGCCCCGCTGCGCGCCGAATGCACCCCCGATCGCGGCGTGGTGTTCCAGCGTTACTCGGTCTTTCCGCACCTGTCGGTGCTGCGCAATACGATGTTCGGGCTGGAATGTGCGCAAGCGCCACTCACCGCCCGCCTGTTCGGCGCGCGGCGTCGTGCGGCGGAGGAGGAAGCCGTCGCCATGCTGGATGCGGTCGGGCTGCACGACAGCCTCCACCTCTACCCGGCGGAGATGTCGGGCGGGATGCAGCAGCGGCTGGCGATCGCGCAGGCGCTCATCAAGCGGCCGCGCATCCTGTTGCTCGACGAGCCGTTCGGGGCGCTCGATCCCGGCATCCGCGCCGATATGCACGCGCTCATCACCCGATTGTGGGAGGAGCATGAGTTGACCATCGTCATGGTCACGCACGACCTGCGCGAGGCGTTCACGCTCGGCACCCGCGTGCTGGCACTCGACAAGCGCCGGCACGATCCGCACGCGCCGCACCGCTACGGGGCGACCGCGGTGTACGACCTGCCGCTGACGAAACGCTCCACGCCAGTTATTACGATTGACGAAAAACGTAATACGTTGGAGGGTGCGGCATGA
- a CDS encoding Vgb family protein, producing the protein MMRPLIGALALAIGWSMPAMAQQEQVVAVPGFADFLAVDGDAVWATNKGRVERWARDGLKATVPMAHPCGAMAFARGTLWVADCDTRTLNRIDAAAGRVAASIPTGVAAPDGELNVVAGAGAIWIASDAAGAVARVDPSTDKVVATIAVTPGTSYLAFGFDAVWAVSLKGQTLQRIDPATDTVVATIPLGARPGFLAAGEGAVWVQEQGDGTVARIDPASNTVVGRVKLGATLKYGDIDTGGGKVWLRTTEDQTFAVIDPATMAVTARVGKAVGSGALRYTPAGVWTSAHDIHTLSWWPDPAAIAK; encoded by the coding sequence ATGATGCGCCCGCTGATCGGCGCGCTGGCGCTTGCGATCGGCTGGTCGATGCCGGCGATGGCGCAGCAGGAACAGGTGGTCGCGGTTCCCGGCTTCGCGGACTTCCTCGCGGTCGACGGGGACGCCGTCTGGGCGACGAACAAGGGGCGCGTCGAGCGCTGGGCACGCGACGGGCTGAAGGCGACGGTGCCGATGGCGCACCCGTGCGGCGCGATGGCGTTCGCGCGCGGCACCTTGTGGGTGGCCGATTGCGACACGCGGACGCTCAACCGCATCGACGCGGCGGCGGGCAGGGTGGCGGCATCGATCCCGACCGGGGTCGCCGCGCCGGACGGGGAGCTGAACGTCGTTGCCGGTGCAGGGGCGATCTGGATCGCCAGCGACGCAGCCGGCGCGGTCGCGCGTGTCGATCCGTCGACCGACAAGGTCGTGGCCACGATCGCGGTGACACCGGGCACATCCTATCTTGCCTTCGGGTTCGACGCCGTCTGGGCGGTGAGCCTGAAGGGGCAGACGTTGCAGCGGATCGATCCGGCGACCGATACCGTCGTCGCGACGATCCCGCTGGGCGCGCGACCGGGTTTCCTGGCGGCCGGCGAAGGCGCGGTCTGGGTGCAGGAACAGGGCGACGGCACCGTCGCGCGCATCGATCCCGCGTCCAACACGGTCGTCGGCCGGGTGAAGTTGGGCGCGACGCTGAAATACGGCGATATCGACACCGGCGGCGGCAAGGTGTGGCTGCGCACGACCGAGGATCAGACGTTCGCCGTCATCGACCCCGCGACGATGGCGGTCACGGCCCGCGTCGGCAAGGCGGTCGGGAGCGGTGCGCTGCGCTACACGCCCGCGGGCGTGTGGACGAGCGCGCACGACATCCACACGCTGTCGTGGTGGCCCGATCCCGCAGCGATCGCGAAATGA
- a CDS encoding urea amidolyase associated protein UAAP1, which produces MTAVLADPLAARDHARAMAGTVVEAMPVLPPVANDLPAGVAADDLVWEETIAAGGYATRRLARGTRLRLIDLRGDACASLLVFNADMPTERLNVADTVKVQWNAYLDAGKLLLSDMGRVLMSIVEDEAGTHDCFCGPSTPTSNARRYGEGSNSGAQPSARDRFLLGVAKHGLGRRDVHPCINLFKGTRIEADGAVTPMVGPYAPGRHVTLRAEMDVLVVIANCPHVLDPRDDYVVTPLRATAWRGAATPTDDPIRNATPEGLRAFQNVDDHFRR; this is translated from the coding sequence ATGACCGCCGTTCTCGCCGATCCGCTCGCCGCGCGCGACCATGCGCGCGCCATGGCCGGCACCGTGGTCGAGGCGATGCCGGTGCTGCCGCCGGTCGCGAACGACCTGCCCGCGGGCGTCGCCGCCGACGACCTCGTCTGGGAGGAAACGATCGCGGCCGGCGGCTATGCCACGCGGCGGCTGGCGCGCGGTACGCGGCTGCGGCTGATCGACCTGCGCGGCGATGCCTGTGCCTCGCTGCTCGTCTTCAACGCCGACATGCCCACCGAGCGGCTCAACGTCGCCGATACGGTCAAGGTGCAGTGGAACGCCTATCTGGATGCGGGCAAGCTGCTGCTGTCCGACATGGGGCGGGTGCTGATGAGCATCGTCGAGGACGAGGCGGGGACGCACGACTGCTTCTGCGGCCCGTCCACCCCCACCAGCAACGCCCGCCGCTATGGCGAGGGCAGCAACAGCGGGGCGCAGCCGAGTGCGCGCGACCGCTTCCTGCTGGGCGTGGCCAAGCACGGCCTGGGGCGGCGCGACGTCCACCCCTGCATCAACCTGTTCAAGGGCACGCGGATCGAGGCGGACGGCGCCGTCACGCCGATGGTCGGCCCCTATGCGCCGGGGCGCCACGTCACGCTGCGGGCGGAGATGGACGTGCTGGTGGTGATCGCGAACTGCCCGCACGTGCTCGACCCGCGCGACGACTATGTCGTCACCCCGCTGCGCGCGACCGCGTGGCGCGGCGCGGCGACCCCGACCGACGATCCCATCCGCAACGCGACGCCGGAGGGACTGCGCGCCTTCCAGAACGTCGACGACCATTTCCGCCGCTGA